In Maylandia zebra isolate NMK-2024a linkage group LG12, Mzebra_GT3a, whole genome shotgun sequence, a single genomic region encodes these proteins:
- the paxx gene encoding protein PAXX: MPITSRGRGPRSLQASEVTIPSQKMALVKGVWHSCYETVYSCKSARGIRLFFFCSSVNHSGDMDVSVNSYCTVLDKTSQSKFLCYTRRKDGMLSVCLTDAANVWSVEYTKDSLKHLGQRFALKSTEDYVLKLRASCNSGDVSVSVHEVGAELRLGSSPGDLSVTLSRLEGPQATDKLRELLFTMADSLTQLDSGPSSGPPSASPVKNQRRPTEFEPWQQQSSAPAMTMKRRLPGSSLINPGVKKKQQATGVAFDYADED; this comes from the exons ATGCCGATTACATCGAGAGGGAGAGGTCCCCGTAGTCTGCAAGCCAGTGAAGTAACCATTCCAAGCCAGAAGATGGCGCTTGTCAAAGGTGTCTGGCACTCATGCTATGAAACGGTGTACTCTTGCAAGAGTGCAAGAGGCATacgcttgtttttcttttgttcttctgTGAACCACAGTGGAGACATGGATGTTAGTGTAAATTCCTATTGTACCGTGTTGGATAAAACAAGCCAATCTAAATTCCTTTGTTACACTCGCAGGAAAGACGGAATGCTTAGTGTCTG TCTGACAGATGCTGCAAATGTCTGGAGTGTGGAGTACACTAAGGACAGTCTGAAGCACCTT GGGCAGCGGTTTGCCTTAAAATCTACAGAGGATTATGTCTTAAAACTCAG GGCATCCTGCAATAGTGGAGATGTGTCTGTTTCCGTGCATGAGGTTGGTGCAGAGCTGCGTTTGGGATCCAGTCCAGGAGACCTGAGTGTAACTCTGTCCAGACTGGAAGGTCCACAGGCCACAGACAAGTTGAGGGAGCTGCTGTTCACGATGGCTGACAGCCTCACACAGCTTGACA GTGGCCCCTCAAGTGGACCCCCCTCAGCCAGTCCAGTGAAAAACCAAAGACGGCCCACAG AGTTTGAGCCctggcagcagcagagcagcgcTCCAGCAATGAccatgaagagaagacttccGGGGTCCTCGCTCATCAACCCTGGGGTTAAAAA aaagCAGCAAGCGACTGGCGTTGCCTTTGATTATGCAGATGAAGACTGA